Proteins encoded together in one Passer domesticus isolate bPasDom1 chromosome 6, bPasDom1.hap1, whole genome shotgun sequence window:
- the CAPN3 gene encoding calpain-3 isoform X1: MHGTKHHLQKDFFLYNASKARSKTYINMREISERFRLPPSEYVIIPSTYDPHQEGEFILRVFSEKRSLSEEVENMIEAERPLPIIFVSDRANSNKELTADENAGKDGEKTHADEKKRSSTKAHEESEEQKQFRNIFRQIAGDDMEINAEELRNVLNNVVKKHKDLRSEGFELESCRSMIALMDTDGSGKINFDEFRHLWDKIKSWQKIFKRYDTDHSGTINSYEMRNAVNDAGFRLNNQLYDIITMRYADKNMNIDFDSFICCFVRLDAMFRAFHAFDKDGDGIIKLNVLEWLQLTLYA, from the exons ATGCATGGTACTAAGCACCACTTGCAGAAGGATTTTTTCCTCTACAATGCCTCCAAAGCTAGAAGTAAGACCTACATAAACATGCGGGAAATCTCCGAGCGCTTCCGGTTACCTCCCAGCGAGTACGTCATCATCCCATCGACATATGACCCCCACCAGGAGGGAGAGTTCATCCTCAGGGTCTTCTCAGAGAAAAGAAGTCTTTCAGA GGAGGTTGAAAACATGATTGAGGCAGAACGTCCATTG cCTATCATCTTCGTTTCTGACAGAGCAAACAGCAATAAGGAGCTGACAGCAGATGAAAATGCTGGCAAAGATGGTGAAAAAACCCACGCAGATGAGAAAAAG CGTTCTTCAACAAAAGCTCATGAGGAGAGTGAAGAGCAAAAGCAGTTCAGGAATATTTTCCGTCAGATTGCAGGGGAT GACATGGAGATCAATGCTGAGGAACTTAGAAATGTTCTCAATAATGTCGTAAAAAAAC ATAAGGACTTAAGGTCAGAAGGGTTTGAATTGGAATCCTGCCGCAGCATGATTGCTTTAATGGAT acagatggctcagggaagATAAACTTTGATGAATTTCGACATCTCTGGGACAAGATTAAAAGCTGGCAG aaaattttCAAGCGCTATGACACGGATCATTCAGGAACCATTAACAGCTACGAGATGCGCAACGCAGTCAACGATGCAG GGTTTCGGCTGAACAACCAGCTCTACGACATCATCACCATGCGCTACGCCGACAAGAACATGAACATCGACTTTGACAGCTTCATCTGCTGCTTCGTGCGCCTGGACGCCATGTTCC GGGCATTCCATGCCTTTGACAAAGATGGAGACGGCATCATTAAGCTCAATGTCCTGGAG TGGCTGCAGCTCACGCTGTATGCGTGA